A section of the Gimesia sp. genome encodes:
- the ettA gene encoding energy-dependent translational throttle protein EttA, with product MAQQYIMQLEGVTKVFEQKEILKDIWLSFFPGAKIGVLGVNGAGKSTLLKIMSGEDTSFQGDVRPAKGIKIGYFKQEPDLDPKQTVEECIAEAVAESQAILDRYNEVNMKFAEDPSPEEMEKLIEEQATLQDQIDAANLWELDRTLEIAMDAMRVPPGDAIIGSLSGGEQRRVALCKILLQNPDLLLLDEPTNHLDAESVAWLERYLHDFQGTVVAITHDRYFLDNVAGWILELERGRGLPFEGNYSSWLEQKQARLKVEEKQESKRQKFLKRELEWVRMSPKAQASKNKARVQRYQELAAEEYENRDDASDIQIPVSRSLGSKVLVAENLTKGFGDKLLFENFTFELPPGGIVGVIGPNGAGKTTLFKMIMGLEEPDSGTLEIGESVELSYVDQSRDALDPKKTVYEEISQGHDHLVVGKSSVHSRTYVGRFNFKGPDQQKLVGELSGGERNRVHMAKLLRSGGNLLLLDEPTNDLDVDTLRSLEEGLEHFSGCALVVSHDRWFLDRLATHIIAFEGESKVRFFEGNYKMYEARRHEELGAEADSPHRIQFKPLSR from the coding sequence ATGGCACAACAATACATCATGCAACTGGAAGGCGTTACCAAAGTCTTTGAACAGAAAGAGATTCTGAAAGACATTTGGCTCTCATTCTTCCCTGGCGCAAAAATTGGTGTTCTGGGGGTCAACGGTGCTGGTAAAAGTACCCTGCTGAAAATCATGTCGGGGGAAGACACCAGCTTCCAGGGGGATGTCCGCCCTGCCAAAGGCATCAAGATCGGTTACTTCAAGCAGGAACCGGATCTGGATCCGAAACAGACAGTGGAAGAATGTATCGCCGAAGCGGTGGCTGAATCCCAGGCGATCCTCGACCGCTATAACGAAGTCAACATGAAGTTCGCCGAAGATCCTTCTCCCGAAGAGATGGAAAAGCTGATCGAAGAACAGGCGACGCTGCAGGACCAGATCGATGCAGCCAACCTCTGGGAACTGGATCGTACGCTGGAAATCGCCATGGACGCCATGCGTGTTCCTCCGGGAGACGCCATCATCGGCAGTCTGTCCGGGGGTGAGCAGCGGCGTGTTGCCCTCTGTAAAATCCTGCTGCAGAACCCTGACCTGCTGCTGCTGGACGAACCGACCAACCACCTCGACGCCGAATCGGTAGCCTGGCTGGAACGTTACCTGCATGACTTCCAGGGAACCGTTGTGGCGATTACCCACGACCGATACTTCCTCGATAACGTCGCCGGCTGGATTCTGGAACTGGAACGGGGCCGTGGTCTGCCTTTCGAAGGGAACTACTCTTCCTGGCTGGAGCAGAAACAGGCACGTCTGAAAGTCGAAGAAAAACAGGAATCGAAACGGCAGAAGTTCCTCAAACGCGAACTCGAGTGGGTCCGCATGTCACCCAAAGCACAGGCTTCGAAAAACAAAGCCCGTGTGCAACGCTATCAGGAACTGGCTGCGGAAGAATACGAAAATCGCGACGATGCTTCCGATATTCAGATTCCGGTTTCCCGGTCGCTGGGCAGCAAGGTACTCGTGGCAGAAAACCTCACCAAAGGTTTCGGCGACAAACTGCTGTTTGAGAATTTCACCTTCGAACTCCCCCCCGGTGGTATTGTCGGCGTGATTGGTCCGAACGGAGCCGGTAAAACGACGCTCTTCAAAATGATCATGGGACTCGAAGAGCCGGACAGCGGCACACTCGAAATCGGCGAATCGGTTGAACTCTCTTACGTCGACCAGAGTCGCGATGCCCTCGATCCCAAGAAAACCGTTTACGAAGAAATCTCCCAGGGACACGATCACCTGGTCGTCGGTAAATCGAGCGTGCATTCCCGCACTTATGTCGGCCGATTCAACTTCAAGGGACCCGACCAGCAGAAACTGGTCGGCGAACTCTCCGGCGGGGAACGTAACCGCGTGCACATGGCGAAACTGCTTCGCTCGGGTGGTAACCTGTTGCTGCTGGACGAACCGACCAACGACCTCGACGTAGATACCCTGCGTTCTCTGGAAGAAGGGCTCGAGCACTTCAGTGGTTGTGCACTGGTGGTCAGCCACGACCGCTGGTTCCTCGATCGTCTGGCGACACACATCATTGCTTTTGAAGGTGAGAGTAAAGTCCGCTTCTTTGAAGGCAACTACAAAATGTACGAAGCACGGCGACACGAAGAGCTGGGAGCTGAAGCCGACTCCCCGCACCGGATTCAGTTCAAACCACTGTCACGTTAA
- a CDS encoding HD domain-containing protein: MNHPYVEIPELSNLQSGSGLVRIPYQQDVPFTSRVRALVDTPEFRRLSHITQLGFTALVYPGATHTRFEHALGVYQNALQYLWQLGRDERFAATVDEHTAEVLIAAALLHDLGHWPFCHLIEDMSLEGIPRHEQFAREFLSEGHELPKILREEWGIEPSEVLDILVPSSDTPRMRLVRSILSGPIDIDKMDYLDRDSLHAGVPYGRNYDKKRLIQSLMVNECGDGLAIGSKGKTAAELMVFARYVMFSEVYWHHAVRAASTMFARAFYHLYPRLDLAEYFQLTESDSISVLRKEAQGTDCERLVEGIFSNKRVLYKRVAEFSFYESSEVFELIAHRPVSSLVHWSEQLAARLTQRLKQQVDATDVLIDAPPTHREVEFNVEIYSPREAQYQPLHVVSPVVDTLARKQFDDFVKRVRVFAHPRIATECKTMNDFKSLLVAAVRENG, from the coding sequence ATGAACCACCCGTATGTCGAGATTCCTGAACTCTCCAACCTGCAGTCAGGCAGTGGCCTGGTGCGGATTCCCTATCAGCAGGACGTGCCTTTTACCAGTCGCGTCCGGGCGCTGGTCGATACGCCCGAGTTCCGGCGGCTGTCGCACATCACCCAACTGGGGTTCACGGCGCTTGTTTATCCCGGTGCTACACACACGCGTTTCGAACACGCGCTGGGTGTTTATCAGAATGCACTGCAGTATCTCTGGCAACTGGGACGGGATGAACGTTTCGCGGCGACCGTTGACGAGCATACGGCGGAAGTGCTGATTGCAGCGGCCCTGCTGCACGACCTGGGACACTGGCCGTTCTGTCATCTGATTGAGGATATGTCACTGGAAGGCATTCCCCGGCACGAGCAGTTTGCCAGGGAGTTTCTCTCGGAAGGGCACGAACTGCCTAAGATCCTGCGGGAAGAGTGGGGCATTGAACCTTCGGAAGTGCTGGATATTCTGGTGCCCAGTTCGGATACGCCCCGCATGCGTCTGGTGCGTTCGATCCTTTCCGGCCCGATTGACATCGACAAGATGGACTACCTCGATCGCGACAGTCTCCACGCCGGCGTGCCTTATGGTCGGAACTACGATAAAAAACGACTGATCCAGTCGTTGATGGTTAACGAGTGCGGTGATGGACTGGCGATTGGTTCCAAGGGCAAAACGGCAGCCGAGTTGATGGTATTTGCCCGTTATGTGATGTTCAGCGAAGTCTACTGGCATCACGCGGTTCGTGCGGCGAGTACGATGTTTGCCCGCGCGTTTTATCACCTCTATCCCAGGCTGGATCTTGCGGAATATTTCCAGCTCACCGAGTCCGATTCCATTTCTGTACTCCGCAAGGAAGCCCAGGGGACTGACTGCGAACGTCTCGTCGAAGGCATTTTCAGTAACAAACGTGTGCTCTATAAACGGGTGGCTGAATTCAGTTTCTATGAGTCGTCTGAAGTCTTCGAACTGATTGCGCATCGACCGGTCTCTTCGCTGGTCCACTGGAGCGAACAACTGGCAGCGCGCCTTACACAGCGGTTAAAGCAGCAGGTCGATGCGACCGACGTTCTGATCGACGCACCCCCCACGCATCGGGAAGTGGAATTCAACGTGGAGATCTATTCGCCGCGCGAAGCACAATATCAGCCGCTGCACGTCGTCTCTCCTGTGGTGGATACGCTGGCACGCAAGCAGTTTGATGATTTCGTCAAACGGGTGCGCGTCTTTGCGCATCCCCGGATTGCGACAGAATGTAAAACGATGAACGATTTCAAATCGTTGCTGGTCGCCGCCGTCAGGGAAAACGGTTGA
- a CDS encoding nucleoside 2-deoxyribosyltransferase, whose product MKHSNEQMRVYCAGPLFNRTERDEMTEIADLLTKTGYTVYLPHRDGMEFRLILDVLVERNWDAPTAAQFLHEAIFSLDVYQLVVECEAMVWNLNGRVPDEGAVSEAAMAWMLGKPLIAYKDDVRSLIQGRYNPLLVGLVEFESVDEIEQIPHALSTAILNHDLRPPLEVDALPAKVQKAVQAGQVLWKAMCSEGAQEDNEMIASVVEELFAPNDRSSLLA is encoded by the coding sequence ATGAAACATTCTAACGAACAGATGCGCGTGTACTGCGCAGGTCCTCTGTTTAATCGGACCGAGCGGGACGAGATGACAGAGATTGCAGATCTCTTAACCAAAACCGGCTATACCGTCTACCTGCCTCATCGCGACGGGATGGAATTTCGACTGATCCTGGATGTGCTGGTCGAACGCAACTGGGATGCACCGACGGCTGCTCAGTTTCTGCATGAAGCCATTTTCTCGCTGGATGTCTACCAGCTGGTTGTGGAATGCGAGGCGATGGTCTGGAATCTCAACGGACGCGTTCCCGATGAAGGCGCTGTTTCCGAAGCCGCCATGGCCTGGATGCTGGGCAAGCCGCTGATCGCTTATAAAGATGATGTCCGCTCGCTGATCCAGGGACGCTATAATCCGCTACTGGTAGGCCTGGTCGAATTTGAATCGGTCGATGAAATCGAACAGATTCCGCATGCTCTCTCCACGGCGATCCTGAATCATGATCTGCGTCCTCCTTTGGAAGTGGACGCGTTGCCTGCCAAGGTTCAGAAAGCAGTGCAGGCCGGCCAGGTACTGTGGAAGGCCATGTGTTCCGAAGGGGCGCAGGAAGATAACGAAATGATCGCCTCTGTCGTCGAGGAGTTGTTTGCGCCGAACGATCGTTCTTCGCTGCTCGCCTGA
- a CDS encoding DUF2079 domain-containing protein: MNHSAPTPPAIDSRRFTYALLCVLLGPGAVTLALQTIFSSQDLAGMYVSVPLWEALLSSWDATLDPATQTVGIPFFPLMGYLLLTAALTWLAGGFLISRLQKSAFAAALTDWGCLGYRWWFLPGVWELLRILLFIIGWSSGEGLLLATSQFWFAITMAGWLATLVTLLFPASQSEASPEELSTEPKSSLPVSVWLLMGVFVLIFTWMNWRLYQGLLIPHGDSAMYEEHLWNVLHGKGFRSYLDQGLFWGEHIQFIHLLLSPLYLIWPSHLLLELSETVALACGAIPLYRMATRHSGFKTAGTAIVAAYLCYFPLQFLDIAIDLKTFRPISFGVPLLLFALEAIERKRWKSAIVLLLLCLAAKEDYAIILGPLGLWIAWRAFQENKPASKAQKSVLLKSIAPGIGLSVFAVVYLALVVKVLIPWFRGGTQVHYVGYFQKFGNSLGEVVSNILFNPGLLLGELIQPDTFIYALALLVPLGLLPLFSPGRLLVGLPLFGLLCLNELAHDPRHHFHAPIVPILCWAAAYGIGNVTTVLRRWKLEPATLTQTQTWATHFLWSSSLATGLFFSLGPAGLVFWDSGSNWYWGRLYVPGERSRQFEKIADLIPPESRVASTDFVHPRYTHHARSYDYSNYRRKVNDYEAGVPEDTDYIVIDTQHPYSEIKTPDQIPEYRDHPEEWELLPDKTDGYFIVLKRKQPPKSAASE, from the coding sequence ATGAATCACAGCGCCCCTACTCCTCCCGCAATCGACAGCCGCCGATTTACTTACGCGCTGCTCTGCGTGCTACTGGGCCCCGGTGCGGTGACACTCGCCCTGCAGACGATCTTCAGCAGTCAGGACCTGGCCGGGATGTATGTCAGCGTTCCACTCTGGGAAGCACTGCTCTCAAGCTGGGACGCGACGCTCGATCCGGCCACACAGACGGTTGGTATTCCCTTTTTTCCACTGATGGGATACCTGCTCCTCACCGCAGCACTGACCTGGCTGGCGGGGGGCTTCCTGATTTCCCGCCTGCAGAAGTCTGCGTTCGCTGCTGCGCTGACGGACTGGGGCTGCCTGGGTTATCGCTGGTGGTTTCTGCCCGGCGTCTGGGAGTTGCTCAGAATTCTATTGTTTATCATTGGCTGGAGCAGCGGCGAAGGTCTGCTGCTGGCAACCTCGCAGTTCTGGTTCGCGATTACGATGGCGGGCTGGCTGGCCACATTGGTGACGCTGCTGTTTCCCGCTTCCCAGAGTGAAGCTTCGCCCGAAGAACTTTCCACAGAACCAAAGTCCTCCCTGCCCGTTAGCGTCTGGCTGCTGATGGGCGTTTTCGTATTGATCTTCACCTGGATGAACTGGCGGCTTTACCAGGGCCTGCTGATTCCCCACGGCGATTCAGCCATGTATGAAGAGCATCTCTGGAATGTCCTGCACGGAAAAGGGTTTCGCAGTTACCTGGATCAGGGGCTGTTCTGGGGAGAACATATTCAATTCATTCACCTGCTGCTCTCGCCGCTGTACCTGATCTGGCCGTCCCACCTGCTGCTGGAACTGAGTGAAACCGTAGCCCTGGCTTGCGGTGCGATCCCCCTGTACCGCATGGCGACGCGACACAGCGGTTTTAAAACGGCGGGCACAGCGATCGTCGCAGCCTACCTCTGTTACTTCCCCCTGCAGTTTCTGGATATCGCCATCGATCTCAAAACATTCCGACCGATCTCCTTCGGCGTTCCCCTGCTGCTGTTCGCCCTGGAAGCGATCGAACGGAAGCGCTGGAAATCCGCAATCGTCCTGCTGCTGCTCTGCCTGGCTGCCAAGGAAGACTATGCGATTATTCTGGGACCTTTGGGGCTCTGGATCGCCTGGCGCGCGTTTCAGGAAAATAAACCGGCATCGAAAGCACAGAAATCCGTGCTGCTGAAAAGCATCGCCCCAGGCATCGGTCTGTCAGTGTTTGCCGTCGTTTATCTGGCACTGGTTGTGAAAGTTCTGATCCCCTGGTTCCGCGGCGGCACACAGGTGCATTACGTGGGTTACTTTCAGAAATTCGGCAATTCCCTGGGCGAAGTCGTCAGCAACATTCTGTTCAATCCGGGACTGCTGCTGGGCGAACTGATCCAACCCGACACATTCATCTATGCCCTGGCACTACTCGTCCCCCTCGGCCTGCTGCCCCTGTTCTCACCGGGTCGCCTGCTGGTGGGGCTGCCTCTGTTCGGACTACTCTGTCTGAACGAACTGGCCCACGATCCGCGACACCATTTCCATGCTCCCATCGTCCCCATTCTCTGCTGGGCTGCCGCTTATGGAATCGGCAATGTCACGACGGTGCTGCGTCGCTGGAAATTGGAACCCGCAACCCTGACACAGACACAGACCTGGGCCACGCATTTCCTCTGGAGTTCCTCCCTGGCAACCGGACTCTTTTTCAGCCTGGGTCCCGCGGGCCTGGTCTTCTGGGACTCTGGTTCCAACTGGTACTGGGGACGGCTGTACGTCCCCGGAGAGCGGTCGCGTCAGTTCGAAAAAATCGCAGATCTGATTCCCCCGGAGAGCAGAGTCGCCTCGACCGATTTCGTACATCCCCGCTATACCCACCATGCCCGCTCATACGATTACAGTAACTACCGGCGGAAAGTAAACGACTACGAAGCAGGGGTTCCGGAAGACACCGACTATATCGTCATCGACACCCAGCACCCTTACAGCGAGATCAAAACCCCAGATCAGATCCCCGAATATCGCGATCACCCTGAGGAATGGGAACTGTTGCCGGACAAGACCGACGGGTATTTCATTGTCCTGAAACGAAAACAGCCCCCGAAATCCGCTGCCAGCGAGTGA